A genome region from Gossypium hirsutum isolate 1008001.06 chromosome A04, Gossypium_hirsutum_v2.1, whole genome shotgun sequence includes the following:
- the LOC107948939 gene encoding tubulin-folding cofactor B isoform X1: MASWLQIESHASLLLRVTHSNLKSFAADIRFSLQMSVEAVKDKVWKKCGTSVNSMRLELYDDCKNKLFDLSDESRPLGFYSPLDGFRIHIIDLDPSPVTSGGWLEDTSLVEKYSISEDEYNKRSGTFRKFKEQMANPSAFRNKINVRLLHGRPLHKYQGRR; encoded by the exons ATGGCATCATGGCTGCAAATCGAGAGTCATGCCTCACTGCTGCTTCGAGTCACTCACTCCAACCTCAAAAGCTTCGCCGCTGACATTCGCTTCTCTCTTCAG atGAGCGTGGAAGCAGTGAAAGATAAGGTATGGAAGAAATGTGGGACTTCGGTAAATTCAATGCGGTTAGAGCTATATGATGATTGTAAAAATAAACTTTTTGATTTAAGTGATGAGTCAAGACCTCTCGGTTTCTATTCTCCACTAGATGG GTTCCGAATACACATTATAGATCTTGATCCTTCACCCGTAACTTCGGGAGGGTGGCTTGAAGATACGTCATTAGTCGAGAAGTACTCGATTTCTGAAGATGAATACAATAAACGTTCCG GTACATTTAGGAAATTTAAGGAACAAATGGCAAATCCATCAGCATTCAGGAACAAAATAA ATGTCAGATTACTACATGGAAGACCTCTGCACAAATATCAAG GTAGGAGATAG
- the LOC107948939 gene encoding tubulin-folding cofactor B isoform X2, giving the protein MPHCCFESLTPTSKASPLTFASLFRFRIHIIDLDPSPVTSGGWLEDTSLVEKYSISEDEYNKRSGTFRKFKEQMANPSAFRNKINVRLLHGRPLHKYQGRR; this is encoded by the exons ATGCCTCACTGCTGCTTCGAGTCACTCACTCCAACCTCAAAAGCTTCGCCGCTGACATTCGCTTCTCTCTTCAG GTTCCGAATACACATTATAGATCTTGATCCTTCACCCGTAACTTCGGGAGGGTGGCTTGAAGATACGTCATTAGTCGAGAAGTACTCGATTTCTGAAGATGAATACAATAAACGTTCCG GTACATTTAGGAAATTTAAGGAACAAATGGCAAATCCATCAGCATTCAGGAACAAAATAA ATGTCAGATTACTACATGGAAGACCTCTGCACAAATATCAAG GTAGGAGATAG